A genomic stretch from Dama dama isolate Ldn47 chromosome 10, ASM3311817v1, whole genome shotgun sequence includes:
- the TMEM270 gene encoding transmembrane protein 270 → MEAVPPVRSSLSGTLLVVVKLSTLLVQNRAHLYNFLLLKIFLFNHWLSGLTLEAQGSHPPPKITGCPMGRVLRAGLTLLEVPVCLALRVPRLVWAGLLGCAHALGLAPKWLGVWEQLGLSAATWTDLFLSCLHGLMLAALLLLLLVWRLYRKAQCCSLGRLPRKALLENRVVRRSLALLKSLYSWVESTLALTSWHLAYIITWTTCLASHLLQAAFEHTAQLAQAQEAEPQKALGLSSEPPPPGPPAPEARPVLPEPGTPGE, encoded by the exons ATGGAGGCCGTCCCTCCGGTCAGATCCAGCCTCTCGGGGACTCTGCTGGTGGTGGTGAAGCTGTCCACactg CTGGTCCAGAACCGGGCCCATCTCTAcaatttcctgctcctcaagatCTTCCTCTTCAACCACTGGCTGTCGGGGCTGACTCTGGAGGCCCAGgggtcccacccaccccccaagaTCACCGGCTGCCCCATGGGCCGGGTTCTCCGGGCCGGGCTGACACTGCTAGAGGTCCCTGTGTGCCTGGCGCTGCGGGTGCCCAGGCTGGTGTGGGCAGGCCTGCTGGGCTGTGCCCATGCCTTGGGCCTGGCCCCGAAGTGGCTGGGGGTCTGGGAGCAGCTGGGCCTGTCTGCGGCCACCTGGACGGACCTGTTCCTGTCGTGTCTGCACGGCCTGATGCTGgctgccttgctgctgctgctgctggtctggaGACTGTACCGGAAAGCCCAGTGCTGCAGCCTGGGCCGGCTGCCCAGGAAG GCTCTGCTGGAGAACCGCGTGGTGCGGAGGTCACTGGCGCTGCTGAAGAGTCTGTACTCGTGGGTGGAGAGCACGCTAGCGCTCACCTCCTGGCACCTGGCCTACATCATCACCTGGACCACCTGCCTCGCCTCCCACCTGCTACAGGCCGCCTTCGAGCACACAGCCCAGCTGGCCCAGGCCCAGGAGGCTGAGCCCCAGAAGGCCTTGGGGCTCTCATCTGAGCCCCCAccccctgggcccccagcccccGAGGCCAGGCCAGTCCTGCCAGAGCCTGGAACTCCTGGAGAATAA
- the LOC133063234 gene encoding cytochrome c oxidase subunit NDUFA4-like — MSTYPSVGQAKKHPSLTPFFIFIGAGGTAASLYVLHLALFNPDISWDRQNNPETWNKLGSDGQYKSYSVNADYRKLKKEDF, encoded by the exons ATGTCAACCTACCC ATCCGTCGGTCAGGCCAAGAAGCATCCTAGCTTGACCCCCTTCTTCATATTTATTGGAGCAGGAGGTACTGCAGCATCACTGTATGTCTTGCACCTGGCCTTGTTCAATCCTGATATCAGTTGGGACAGGCAGAATAATCCAGAAAC cTGGAACAAACTGGGTTCTGATGGTCAATACAAGTCCTACTCTGTGAATGCGGATTatagaaaactgaagaaagaggACTTCTAA